One segment of Daphnia magna isolate NIES linkage group LG2, ASM2063170v1.1, whole genome shotgun sequence DNA contains the following:
- the LOC116916704 gene encoding DNA-directed RNA polymerase III subunit RPC5 — MSKVKVETENDEIVKEIPVFLSKNLLEKLYVFQYPLRSVAVGSDRPNVIASRIKPRLQEVELELELSTTTPNYDRSKGEQIVINTDGHNKYDKPDHQNFFKGSLMDKITYTSTKALLDPGRFAVGIVVDNELHLNPLHGILHVKPSFPYLDKTDKTLKDNAAEPTESGDEEDVAEQVTVKFARTETDRSKALREKSYGFFQKKNAEEPWYNTRFCSLNSEESLLERNRLLCGKPDLTVQNLTMPKEKYIVDLIGPCLENEEVQKQLTLGTASMFQLQALPQLVDRIKNLMANVKLIGFSQLCTTLKITQEPLKMEALKSLQQVAELVQGNWVVKSEILYPSGEKDKIVKLCGISGIHPDIITKARDYVLYMYTLKRCVNRKAVTIATKIPTEEMKVILEQIAFKTKDGWEFKLPFDQAFVDKYPEVVRRSELMNKAKQKHLQISVTEFKAPKKESTDSQKKRSRRRSRQDSCSSDSGNDVKK; from the exons ATGTCGAAAGTAAAGGTAGAAACGGAAAATGATGAGATTGTTAAAGAG ATTCCAGTCTTTTTGTCAAAAAACTTACTTGAGAAGCTTTATGTTTTCCAATATCCACTTCGTTCTGTTGCTGTTGGAAGTGATAGACCTAACGTCATAGCT TCAAGGATTAAGCCCAGACTTCAGGAAGTTGAATTAGAGCTTGAATTATCTACTACAACACCCAACTATGATAGAAGCAAAGGCGAACAAATAGTTATCAATACAGATGGGCATAACAAATATGATAAACCTGATCATCAAAACTTTTTCAAAGG TTCACTCATGGATAAAATCACGTATACATCCACCAAGGCACTTTTGGACCCAGGAAGATTTGCTGTTGGAATTGTAGTTGACAATGAACTACATCTGAATCCATTACATGGTATTCTTCATGTCAAACCTTCCTTTCCATACTTGGACAAAACAGACAAAACTCTGAAAGATAATGCAGCTGAGCCAACTG AGTCAGGGGATGAAGAAGATGTTGCCGAACAAGTTACTGTTAAGTTTGCTCGTACAGAAACAGACAGAAGCAAAGCCCTTAGAGAAAAGTCTTATGGATTTTTTCAGAAGAAGAATGCTGAAGAACCCTGGTACAACACTAGATTCTGTTCACTGAATTCTGAGGAATCCCTG ttgGAAAGAAACCGCCTTCTATGCGGAAAACCCGATTTGACAGTTCAAAACCTAACGATGCCGAAAGAGAAATACATTGTTGACTTGATTGGCCCTTGCCtagaaaatgaagaagttCAAAAACAACTTACGTTGGGAACAGCATCAATGTTCCAATTACAAGCACTGCCTCAGCTTGTTGatagaataaaaaatcttATGGCTAATG TCAAGCTTATTGGGTTTAGTCAGTTGTGTACTACCCTAAAAATCACACAAGAGCCCCTTAAAATGGAAGCCCTAAAATCATTGCAACAGGTGGCTGAATTGGTCCAAGGTAATTGGGTTGTCAAGAGTGAAATTCTTTATCCCAGTGGAGAGAAAGACAAGATAGTTAAACTCTGTGGAATCTCGGGAATTCACCCTGATATTATCACTAAAGCACGGGATTATGTG CTTTATATGTATACGCTGAAACGTTGTGTAAACCGTAAAGCAGTCACAATCGCCACTAAAATACCAACTGAGGAAATGAAAGTTATTCTAGAGCAAATAGCGTTCAAGACCAAAGATGGCTGGGAATTCAAATTGCCTTTCGATCAAGCCTTCGTCGACAA ATATCCCGAAGTTGTCCGGCGCAGCGAATTAATGAATAAAGCTAAGCAGAAGCATCTTCAAATCAGTGTTACCGAATTCAAAGCTCCGAAGAAGGAATCAACAGattcacaaaagaaaagatcaaGGCGTCGGTCTCGGCAAGATTCGTGCAGCTCGGACAGTGGAAATGACGTTAAGAAGTAA
- the LOC116915310 gene encoding histone H2B: MAMSPTKSSGKAAKKAGKAQKSVLNKSGDKTKRSKKRKESYAIYIYKVLKQVHPDTGISSKAMTIMNSFVNDIFERIAGESSRLAHYNKRSTITSREIQTAVRLLLPGELAKHAVSEGTKAVTKYTSSK; encoded by the exons atggcCATGTCACCAACTAAATCGAGTGGGAAGGCCGCGAAAAAGGCTGGAAAAGCTCAAAAAAGTGTTCTAAATAAGAGTGGTGATAAG ACTAAACGATCAAAGAAGAGGAAGGAGAGTTACGCAATCTACATCTATAAAGTACTGAAACAG GTCCATCCTGACACAGGAATTTCGTCTAAAGCGATGACCATCATGAACAGTTTCGTGAATGATATTTTCGAACGTATCGCCGGCGAGTCCTCACGTTTAGCTCACTACAATAAACGTTCGACCATTACCAGCCGCGAGATTCAAACTGCAGTCAGACTACTTTTGCCCGGCGAGTTGGCCAAGCACGCCGTTTCAGAAGGCACTAAAGCTGTTACAAAGTACACCAGCTCGAAGTGA